The Saccharomyces mikatae IFO 1815 strain IFO1815 genome assembly, chromosome: 13 genome has a segment encoding these proteins:
- the FAR3 gene encoding Far3p (similar to Saccharomyces cerevisiae FAR3 (YMR052W); ancestral locus Anc_2.615), protein MNGGGNDNFDYLLQLTKALTTECRVNRQETDRIELLLKRLAKQSGISYDRLSKNVTPDSWKDNRSQMASPPNEAQQFITENFKLIYEIEKQEYFNTKVLALISNINEHFSYIKNFIDEQNAIKGRDIVTFTSEKLDKRNRNLQQNYKLLKTENEETSKKIKAIIEQFEALLGEVNWECIPKDSRDYIRFQKQLEYLQDVYQILK, encoded by the coding sequence ATGAACGGTGGTGGTAATGATAATTTTGACTATCTCCTTCAATTGACAAAAGCTTTAACGACAGAGTGCCGAGTGAATAGGCAAGAGACTGATCGAATAGAGTTACTACTAAAGCGCCTTGCCAAACAATCAGGGATTTCTTACGATAGATTGAGTAAGAATGTAACTCCGGACTCCTGGAAAGATAATAGATCCCAGATGGCATCACCTCCTAATGAGGCCCAACAATTCATTACCGAGAATTTCAAATTAATATAcgaaattgaaaagcaaGAGTACTTCAATACTAAGGTTCTTGCACTAATAAGCAATATAAATGAACATTTTTCATACATAAAAAACTTCATTGACGAACAAAATGCAATAAAAGGACGAGATATTGTCACTTTTACATCAGAGAAACTTGATAAAAGGAATAGaaatcttcaacaaaaCTATAAGTTATTGAAGACAGAAAACGAAGAGAcaagcaaaaaaataaaggcaATTATTGAACAGTTTGAAGCACTTTTGGGCGAGGTTAATTGGGAGTGTATACCTAAAGATTCCAGAGATTATATCCGCTTTCAAAAACAGTTAGAGTATCTGCAAGACGTATACCAGATACTAAAATAG
- the SMKI13G1780 gene encoding uncharacterized protein translates to MKSHLGNDVKLDRLIDQCPGESDASSIPCNFTLPNGVFSSYVTYLIYEMAHFKLIAFFIPLFVILTPLVLLFRKSDLYLLLNIYWFLFGFAGSTIVMVEFVCPITDDNFQIKLLSEVIKRKPPVEGVEWKIIAYNVNYYLLDKGLWNTPYYFYSKDNCYNAFKVLMEKRDSKKKPVLTISNAGNTQPSTAVEIFLNDMTRPHSFTSDSVLEAYFVKAAEVQKQAEWEYWRKQYPDMEAL, encoded by the coding sequence ATGAAATCGCATCTAGGTAATGATGTCAAATTAGACAGATTGATCGATCAGTGTCCTGGCGAATCTGACGCGTCTTCAATTCCATGTAATTTTACACTTCCTAACGGTGTTTTCAGTTCATATGTGACCTATTTGATATACGAAATGGCTCACTTTAAATTAATTGCGTTTTTCATTCCTTTGTTTGTGATTTTAACTCCATTAGTTCTACTCTTCCGCAAAAGCGATCTATATCTTTTGCTGAATATATATTGGTTCCTCTTTGGTTTTGCGGGCAGCACGATCGTAATGGTAGAGTTCGTTTGTCCTATTACTGATGATAACTTTCAGATTAAGCTTTTATCAGAGGTAATAAAACGAAAACCACCTGTTGAAGGGGTGGAATGGAAAATTATTGCATACAACGTGAACTATTATTTACTCGATAAGGGATTGTGGAATACCCCATACTACTTTTACTCTAAAGACAACTGCTATAATGCTTTCAAAGTCCTcatggaaaaaagagattcaaaaaaaaagccgGTTTTAACAATAAGCAATGCTGGAAATACACAGCCGAGTACTGCAGTagagatttttttaaatgatATGACTAGACCCCATAGTTTTACTTCAGACTCGGTTTTGGAAGCCTACTTTGTTAAGGCAGCAGAAGTTCAAAAACAGGCAGAATGGGAATACTGGAGAAAGCAATATCCAGACATGGAGGCACTTTGA
- the ERB1 gene encoding ribosome biogenesis protein ERB1 (similar to Saccharomyces cerevisiae ERB1 (YMR049C); ancestral locus Anc_2.613) has translation MVNNNKLTETKISKKRAASEESELEQDEDNVLSVDGLIDAEASESDEDEEEYESAVEEKELSSDREVKEDFDDDSDTELNKLLAEEEGEGEEDYDSSEFSDDTTSLTDKLSGVKLHTISDPNIYSKYADGRDRVIKPEIKPVYDSDDSDGETQNTIGNIPLSAYDEMPHIGYDINGKRIMRPAKGSALDQLLESIELPEGWTGLLDKNSGSSLNLTKEELELISKIQRNEQTDDTINPYEPLIDWFTRHEEVMPLTAVPEPKRRFVPSKYEAKRVMKIVRAIREGRIIPPKKLKQIKEKEKTENYQYDLWGDSPETNDHIMHLRAPKLPPPTNEESYNPPEEYLLSPEEKEAWENTEISERDRNFLPQKYSALRKVPGYGESIRERFERSLDLYLAPRVRKNKLNIDPDSLIPELPSPKDLRPFPIRCSTVYAGHKGKVRTLSIDPSGLWLATGSDDGTVRVWEILTGREVYRSSLVDDEENPDDHIECIEWNPDVNNGILAVAVGENIHLIVPPIFGYDIENNGKTKIEDGFGYDTFGTVKKSNLEVNEDGNNDENGEDEPAKNSVKKQVAQWNKPSQKQLEKDICITISCKKTVKKLSWHRKGDYFVTVQPDSGNTSVLIHQVSKHLTQSPFRKSKGIIMDAKFHPFKPQLFVCSQRYVRIYDLSQQILVKKLLPGARWLSKIDIHPRGDNLIASSFDKRVLWHDLDLASTPYKTLRYHDKAVRSVNFHKKLPLFSSAADDGTIHIFHATVYDDMMKNPMIVPLKKLTGHKVINSLGVLDAIWHPREAWLFSAGADNTARLWTT, from the coding sequence ATGGTAAATAACAACAAGCTTACCGAGACAAAGATCTCGAAAAAAAGAGCAGCCAGTGAAGAATCTGAGCTCGAACAAGACGAGGACAATGTCCTCTCCGTTGATGGTTTAATTGATGCAGAAGCAAGTGAGAGtgacgaagatgaagaagaatatgagTCCGccgttgaagaaaaagaattatcTTCTGACAGAGAAGTTAAAGAAGATTTCGATGATGACTCAGACACTGAATTAAACAAACTACTTGCCGAAGAGGAAGGTGAGGGAGAAGAGGACTACGACAGCTCTGAGTTTTCAGACGACACAACTTCACTAACCGACAAATTGTCGGGGGTGAAATTACATACCATCTCCGATCCGAatatttattcaaaatatgCAGATGGTCGTGATAGAGTCATCAAACCAGAGATTAAACCAGTTTATGATAGCGATGACAGTGACGGCGAAACGCAAAATACCATTGGTAACATTCCACTTTCTGCATACGATGAAATGCCTCATATTGGATACGATATCAACGGTAAAAGGATTATGAGACCTGCTAAAGGTTCTGCTTTAGATCAACTATTGGAGTCTATCGAATTACCTGAAGGCTGGACTGGGTTACTGGACAAGAACTCTGGTTCAAGTTTGAACTTGactaaagaagaactgGAACTTATTTCTAAAATTCAAAGGAACGAACAAACTGATGATACCATTAATCCATACGAACCGCTGATCGATTGGTTCACTAGACATGAAGAGGTTATGCCATTGACTGCTGTACCGGAACCAAAGAGAAGATTTGTTCCATCCAAATATGAGGCCAAGAGAGTTATGAAAATAGTCAGAGCTATCAGAGAGGGCCGTATCATTCCTccaaaaaagttaaaacaaattaaggaaaaggaaaaaaccGAAAACTACCAATACGATTTGTGGGGTGATTCTCCTGAAACTAATGATCACATCATGCATCTAAGAGCACCAAAATTACCTCCACCAactaatgaagaaagttaTAACCCACCAGAAGAATATCTTTTGTCacctgaagaaaaagaagcttGGGAGAACACTGAAATTAGTGAAAGGGATAGAAACTTCTTACCTCAAAAGTATTCTGCTTTGAGAAAGGTTCCTGGTTACGGTGAATCCATTAGAGAAAGATTTGAAAGGTCTCTGGACCTGTATCTAGCGCCTCGTGTTCGTAAAAACAAATTGAATATCGACCCAGATTCTCTAATTCCAGAACTTCCCTCTCCTAAGGATTTAAGACCTTTTCCTATTCGTTGCTCAACGGTATACGCTGGTCACAAGGGAAAAGTACGTACACTATCCATTGATCCTTCTGGATTGTGGCTAGCAACAGGATCCGATGACGGAACAGTCAGAGTATGGGAAATTTTAACTGGTAGGGAAGTTTATAGATCATCTCTAGTGGATGACGAAGAAAATCCAGATGATCATATCGAATGCATTGAATGGAATCCCGATGTTAATAACGGTATTCTCGCCGTTGCTGTTGGCGAAAATATTCATCTAATAGTACCACCAATATTTGGTTACGATATCGAAAATAATGGTAAAACCAAGATTGAAGACGGTTTCGGTTACGATACTTTTGGTACtgtcaaaaaatcaaaccTAGAAGTAAACGAGGATGgcaataatgatgaaaatggtgAAGATGAACCTGCTAAAAATTCTGTGAAAAAACAAGTAGCCCAATGGAACAAACCTTCTCAAAAGCAACTAGAAAAAGATATTTGTATCACAATTTCTTGTAAAAAAACTGTAAAAAAGCTTTCATGGCATAGAAAGGGTGATTACTTCGTCACTGTCCAACCTGACTCCGGTAACACATCTGTTTTGATTCATCAAGTTTCCAAGCATTTAACCCAATCTCCATTTAGAAAATCAAAGGGAATTATTATGGATGCTAAGTTCCATCCTTTCAAACCTCAACTGTTCGTCTGTTCTCAAAGATATGTCAGAATTTATGATCTATCTCAACAAATATTGGTAAAAAAACTGCTGCCTGGTGCTCGTTGGTTATCTAAAATTGATATTCACCCAAGAGGTGATAATTTAATCGCGTCGTCATTTGACAAGAGAGTTTTATGGCACGACCTGGATTTGGCTAGCACACCATACAAGACACTGAGATATCATGATAAAGCCGTTAGAAGTGTGAATTTTCACAAAAAGTTACCTTTATTCAGTTCTGCCGCTGATGATGGTACCATACACATCTTCCATGCCACTGTCTATGATGACATGATGAAAAATCCAATGATTGTGCCACTAAAGAAGCTGACCGGTCACAAAGTGATTAATAGTCTGGGCGTTCTTGATGCAATTTGGCATCCAAGAGAAGCTTGGTTGTTTTCTGCTGGTGCTGATAACACGGCTCGTTTGTGGACCACCTAG
- the SMKI13G1760 gene encoding uncharacterized protein has protein sequence MESQQLHQTPLLSHGSAYASVTSKEVPSNQDPLDVPASNLPEFDRDSTKVDSQQETTPETSAVPENHHHVSPQLASVPPPQNGPYPQHGMMTPNKAMASNWAQNQRPPMMTHSSCQTSPAYCQPDPHYSLPQHIPPLSTSSPDPIDSQNQHPETSQAETKVRNHVLPPHTLTSEENFSTWVKFYIRFLKNSDLGDIIPNDQGEIKRQMTYEEHAYIYNTFQALAPFHLLPTWVKQILEINYTDILTVCKSVFKMQTNNQELKDWIALANLEYNGSTSADTFEITVSTIIQRLKENNINVSDRLGCQLILKGLSGDYKYLRNQYRTKTNMKLSQLFAEIQLIYDENKIMNLNKPTQSKQHSEYRNVSRTSPNTTNTKVTTRNYHYNK, from the coding sequence atggaatcccaacaattacatcaaactccactattgTCTCATGGTAGCGCCTATGCTTCGGTTACTTCTAAGGAAGTTCCATCAAATCAAGATCCGTTAGACGTTCCAGCTTCCAATTTACCGGAATTTGATAGAGATTCCACTAAGGTTGATTCTCAACAAGAGACAACACCTGAGACATCAGCTGTTCCAGAGAACCATCATCATGTCTCTCCTCAACTTGCTTCAGTACCACCTCCACAGAATGGACCGTACCCACAGCACGGCATGATGACCCCAAACAAAGCTATGGCTTCTAACTGGGCACAGAACCAACGACCACCTATGATGACGCATTCATCCTGTCAAACGTCACCTGCGTATTGTCAACCTGACCCACACTATTCGCTGCCACAGCATATCCCACCATTGAGTACTTCCTCACCTGACCCAATCGATTCACAAAATCAACATCCTGAAACGTCTCAAGCTGAAACAAAGGTGAGAAATCACGTCTTACCACCACACACTTTAAcatcagaagaaaacttctCTACATGGGTCAAGTTTTACATTagatttttgaaaaactctGATCTCGGTGACATCATTCCAAATGACCAGggtgaaataaaaagacaAATGACTTATGAAGAACATGCGTATATTTACAATACCTTCCAAGCACTTGCCCCATTTCATTTATTACCAACATGGGTAAAacaaattttggaaattaaTTATACTGATATCCTTACAGTTTGTAAAAGTGTGTTCAAAATGCAGACTAACAATCAAGAATTAAAAGATTGGATAGCTCTTGCCAATCTTGAGTACAACGGAAGTACATCTGCTGATACATTTGAGATTACAGTCAGCACGATTATTCAAAggctaaaagaaaacaatatcaatGTTAGCGACAGATTGGGCTGCCAACTAATACTTAAAGGTCTATCCGGTGACTACAAATACCTACGTAATCAATATCGTACCAAAACGAACATGAAACTTTCCCAATTATTCGCTGAAATTCAATTAATATATGACGAGAATAAAATCATGAATCTAAATAAACCGACCCAATCCAAACAACACAGCGAATACAGAAATGTTTCTCGCACATCTCCAAACACGACTAACACGAAGGTTACAACTCGCAATTATCATTACAACAAATAA
- the STB2 gene encoding Stb2p (similar to Saccharomyces cerevisiae STB6 (YKL072W) and STB2 (YMR053C); ancestral locus Anc_2.616): MIMADNITTGNIKGQFDEKRMQVLARNHAARDELDDNFFEEHGQENTSEEYYDEVDNEETNYSGSGYYGCSGDSEAVGLTRNDTMGQLPSLDSFIFPDSRALFLLDLANYADLTYEEVTIHGFEIYIVEQWVACRNLSTLITSYTGNSQDTISAVRVVLPKDTRMWPGRFRQYFEELMEFARPKYTPKGTLFITNLSGVSFGLNLLHVECGDLRTIWKDFEVNFDLKNLHCGGRSANLLCPPTMASLDKFSQLFKIPTNSFIVQHPQMIQQQQPRLPEEEYRSFGHPENQSVGSKSPVVEMVTLIQISLSYFNYLYKNYQTDGLLCDDTKRAIDEWWESYGKLYLGTEKPKNECTLGPTTVAGLISLILCCYFKLMIENCISSKDPFDEVGFFQGIYNFQKKHGLNKRKSRVYLDPRTLEKLFEVTAKVSNKDIFKLKKMVTSTVQDIIGKGNPINLSHKILTTDLETLIHNIHGGSVGLLWKGKGHPRKCSTDISNEEFLKFNYQRGDPDRQIRERDILLEKFRLEKTAYVQRYASKKVSSSSFGTSESVEGIDATPSSATISSMFPNYDNTKYAYNFGINKLYQGEYYRRNSFPYCKDNTHDNIYEDLSELKEKSSRLYRCNSSSAVQNIVEKWDLPFDPSVVRIARDLLRMKYHIQTQQHIQEMEENYMGRLNKEGTVAQYAIFNERYKKLQEFYKKYSDGAKLFEGKFRDIDNKQQLLLHEMQELNSLSSRLKYDMRILEVRVRDIESSVAQFDSKLIGLKSFLQGQGKAGICSAMDPKSDKDQYDKCVNDLMTTSNPSYEAVCLKMLSRRYFKDLKDDTMRWFRWLFGNSSLHGNANDDDRGIQI, encoded by the coding sequence ATGATTATGGCGGACAATATAACTACAGGCAACATAAAAGGCCAGTTTGATGAGAAACGTATGCAGGTTTTAGCAAGAAATCACGCCGCCAGGGATGAGCTTGACGATaacttttttgaagaacatGGTCAAGAAAATACAAGTGAAGAGTATTACGACGAAGTAGACAATGAAGAAACCAACTATAGTGGGAGTGGATACTATGGCTGCTCAGGTGATTCAGAAGCGGTTGGGCTGACAAGGAATGACACTATGGGCCAGCTTCCATCACTCGacagttttattttcccAGATTCTAGGGCTCTGTTCTTGTTGGATTTGGCCAACTATGCCGATCTGACTTATGAGGAGGTTACTATACATGGATTTGAAATATACATAGTGGAGCAATGGGTGGCATGTAGGAACTTGTCAACATTGATCACATCATATACAGGAAACTCTCAAGATACAATATCGGCAGTCAGGGTGGTCTTGCCAAAAGATACGAGGATGTGGCCCGGGAGATTTAGACAGTATTTTGAAGAGTTGATGGAGTTTGCACGACCAAAATATACACCAAAGGGCACTCTTTTCATTACTAATTTATCAGGTGTGTCCTTTGGCTTGAACCTATTGCATGTAGAATGTGGAGATTTGAGAACAATTTGGAAGGACTTTGAAGTTAATTTTGATCTAAAAAACTTACATTGTGGTGGGAGATCGGCAAATCTATTATGCCCTCCAACCATGGCATCGCTTGATAAGTTTTCACAACTGTTCAAAATACCTACCAATAGCTTTATAGTCCAACATCCTCAAATGAttcaacagcaacaaccaCGTTTGCCTGAGGAAGAATACAGATCGTTTGGACACCCAGaaaatcagagtgttggGAGCAAATCACCCGTTGTGGAGATGGTAACTTTGATTCAAATCTCGCTGAGTTACTTCAActatttatataaaaaCTACCAGACGGATGGTCTTTTGTGTGATGATACCAAGCGAGCTATAGACGAATGGTGGGAGAGCTATGGAAAATTGTACCTTGGAACGGAAAAGCCAAAGAATGAATGCACTCTGGGACCGACAACAGTAGCTGGTCTAATTAGTTTGATCCTTTGTTGTTATTTCAAGTTGATGATAGAAAATTGTATATCCTCCAAGGATCCTTTCGATGAGGTTGGATTTTTTCAGGGTATTTataatttccaaaaaaagcATGGCCTAAATAAACGAAAGTCCAGAGTTTACCTAGATCCAAGGACATTAGAGAAGCTTTTTGAAGTAACAGCGAAGGTTTCCAACAAAGACATTTTCAAGCtcaagaaaatggtaaCATCTACTGTACAAGACATTATAGGAAAGGGAAATCCTATTAATCTATCACATAAAATCCTTACAACAGATTTAGAGACACTTATTCACAATATTCATGGAGGCTCTGTGGGGCTATTATGGAAAGGCAAAGGCCACCCAAGAAAATGCTCCACTGATATATCTaatgaagaatttttgaaattcaaTTACCAAAGAGGTGATCCTGACAGACAGATAAGAGAAAGGGATAtacttttggaaaagtttCGTCTAGAAAAAACTGCATATGTTCAAAGATACGCCTCTAAGAAGGTAAGCTCTTCTAGTTTCGGCACATCTGAGAGCGTGGAAGGTATCGATGCTACACCTTCATCAGCaacaatatcttcaatgttTCCAAACTATGATAATACCAAATATGCTTATAATTTTGGAATCAACAAGTTGTATCAAGGAGAATATTACCgaagaaattcttttccttattGTAAAGATAACACTCATGACAATATTTATGAGGATCTCTCAGAGCTGAAAGAAAAGTCCTCGCGTTTATATAGATGCaactcttcttctgcaGTACAAAACATCGTAGAAAAATGGGATCTGCCATTTGATCCATCTGTTGTTAGAATAGCCAGAGATTTGTTACGAATGAAATACCATATCCAGACGCAGCAACACATACAAGAAATGGAGGAAAATTATATGGGCAGGTTGAATAAAGAGGGAACCGTCGCCCAGTACGCCATATTTAACGAACGATATAAAAAGTTACAAGAGTTTTACAAGAAGTATTCAGATGGGGCGAAGTTATTCGAAGGAAAATTTAGAGATATTGACAATAAGCaacaacttcttcttcatgaGATGCAAGAGTTgaattcattatcatcaagGTTGAAATATGATATGAGGATACTGGAAGTCCGTGTACGAGATATTGAAAGTAGTGTTGCTCAATTTGACTCCAAATTAATTGGGCTAAAGAGTTTTCTTCAGGGGCAAGGCAAAGCGGGTATATGCTCTGCAATGGATCCCAAGAGTGATAAAGACCAATATGATAAATGTGTGAATGATTTGATGACCACCAGCAATCCCTCATATGAGGCTGTCTGTTTAAAGATGCTAAGTCGCCGTTATTTCAAGGATTTAAAAGATGATACTATGAGATGGTTTAGGTGGTTATTCGGTAATAGTTCTCTACACGGTAAtgcaaatgatgatgatagaggcatacaaatataa
- the STV1 gene encoding H(+)-transporting V0 sector ATPase subunit a (similar to Saccharomyces cerevisiae STV1 (YMR054W); ancestral locus Anc_2.617) gives MNQEEAIFRSADMTYVQLYIPLEVIREVTFLLGKMGVFMVMDLNKDLTAFQRGYVNQLRRFDDVERMVGFLNEVVEKHAAETWKYILHIDDEGNDIAQPDMLDLINTMEPLSLESVNEMVKEIVDCESRARQLDESLDSLRSKLNDLLEQRQVIFECSKFIEVNPGITGRARNPEIEQEERDVDDFRINPDDVSATLSDAFSFDDETSENLDAPRGDLIGNQSIEDLSFLEQGYQHRYMIAGSIRRTKVDVLNRILWRLLRGNLIFQNFPIEEPSLEGKEKVEKDCFIIFTHGETLLKKVKRVIDSLNGKIVSLDTHSNELIDTLNQQIDDLQRILDTTEQTLHTELLVIHDQLPIWSAMTKREKYVYTTLNKFQQESQGLIAEGWVPSTELIHLQDSLKDYIETLGSEYSTVFNVILTNKLPPTYHKTNKFTQAFQLIVDAYGIATYKEINAGLATVVTFPFMFAIMFGDMGHGLILFLMALFLVLNERKFGAMRRDEIFDMAFTGRYVLLLMGAFSVYTGLLYNDIFSKSMTIFRSGWQWPSTFRKGESIEAKKTGVYPFGLDFAWHGTDNGLLFSNSYKMKLSILMGYAHMTYSFMFSYINYKAKNSKVDIIGNFIPGLVFMQSIFGYLSWAIVYKWSKDWVKDNKPAPGLLNMLINMFLAPGTIDDQLYSGQAKLQVVLLLAALICVPWLLLYKPLTLKRLNKNGGGDRPRGYQSVDNIEHDEQMAQQRHSTEGFQGMIISDINSVAGSINESIGGGEHGSFNFGDVMIHQVIHTIEFCLNCISHTASYLRLWALSLAHAQLSSVLWDMTISNAFSAKNPGSPLAVMKVVFLFAMWFVLTVCILVFMEGTSAMLHALRLHWVEAMSKFFEGEGYAYEPFSFHAIIE, from the coding sequence ATGAACCAAGAAGAGGCTATATTCCGCTCAGCGGACATGACATATGTTCAGTTGTATATACCGTTGGAGGTCATAAGAGAAGTGACTTTCTTACTAGGGAAAATGGGTGTTTTTATGGTAATGGACCTTAATAAAGATTTAACAGCCTTTCAAAGAGGTTATGTTAACCAGTTGAGGCGTTTCGATGACGTAGAAAGGATGGTGGGGTTCTTGAATGAGGTGGTAGAGAAGCACGCTGCGGAGACCTGGAAATATATTCTACACATTGACGATGAAGGAAACGACATTGCTCAGCCCGACATGTTGGATCTTATCAATACCATGGAACCACTCTCATTGGAAAGTGTTAATGAAATGGTAAAGGAAATTGTTGACTGCGAGTCCCGTGCAAGGCAATTAGATGAGTCCTTGGATAGTCTTAGAAGTAAATTGAACGATCTTTTAGAGCAAAGACAGGTAATATTCGAATGTTCTAAATTCATTGAAGTCAATCCAGGAATTACGGGAAGGGCCCGAAATCCCGAGattgaacaagaagaaagggATGTGGATGATTTTAGAATAAACCCGGATGATGTAAGTGCAACTTTAAGCGATGCATTTTCATTTGATGACGAAACATCGGAGAACCTAGATGCTCCAAGGGGTGATTTAATCGGGAACCAATCAATTGAAGATCTAAGTTTTTTGGAACAGGGATACCAACACAGGTACATGATAGCAGGCTCCAttagaagaacaaaagtaGACGTATTGAATAGAATTCTGTGGAGGTTATTACGTGGTAAcctgatttttcaaaatttccCAATAGAAGAGCCGTCATTGGAAGGTAAAGAAAAGGTGGAAAAAGACTgcttcatcatttttactCATGGTGAGACATTACTGAAGAAGGTCAAACGTGTCATCGATTCTTTGAATGGCAAAATAGTTTCCCTTGACACTCACTCTAATGAACTCATTGACACGTTAAACCAACAAATAGATGACTTACAAAGAATCCTAGATACCACGGAACAGACTTTGCACACAGAACTACTTGTGATACATGACCAACTGCCAATATGGTCCGCCATGACAAAAAGAGAGAAGTATGTTTATACTACATTGAACAAATTCCAACAAGAGTCTCAAGGCCTAATAGCAGAAGGGTGGGTGCCATCCACTGAGTTAATCCATTTGCAAGACTCATTAAAGGACTACATTGAAACATTGGGTTCTGAATATAGTACCGTCTTTAACGTGATCTTAACCAATAAATTACCACCTACATACCATAAAACTAACAAATTCACCCAAGCCTTCCAATTGATCGTGGATGCATACGGTATTGCGACCtataaagaaatcaatGCTGGTTTAGCCACGGTTGTCACGTTCCCCTTTATGTTTGCAATAATGTTTGGTGACATGGGCCATGGTctgatattatttttgatggCACTATTTTTGGTGTTAAATGAACGCAAATTTGGAGCCATGCGCCGCGACGAAATTTTTGACATGGCATTTACGGGCAGATATGTTTTATTGTTAATGGGTGCGTTTTCTGTATATACGGGGTTGCTGTACAATGATATCTTCTCCAAATCAATGACAATATTCCGATCAGGTTGGCAATGGCCTTCCACTTTTAGAAAAGGTGAATCTATCGAGGCAAAGAAAACGGGAGTTTATCCGTTTGGTTTGGACTTTGCTTGGCATGGAACAGACAACGGACTACTTTTTTCCAACTCTTATAAAATGAAGCTTTCAATTCTCATGGGATACGCACATATGACTTATTCGTTCATGTTCTCTTATATCAATTACAAAGCCAAAAACTCTAAAGTAGACATAATTGGTAATTTCATTCCGGGATTAGTGTTTATGCAATCAATATTTGGTTATTTATCATGGGCCATTGTCTACAAATGGTCCAAAGATTGGGTCAAGGATAATAAGCCAGCTCCGGGGTTACTGAATATGCTAATAAACATGTTTTTAGCACCGGGAACCATTGACGATCAACTGTATTCTGGACAAGCCAAGTTACAAGTTGTACTATTGCTTGCGGCATTGATTTGTGTTCCATGGTTATTATTATACAAACCATTGACATTGAAGCGGTTAAACAAAAACGGTGGTGGTGACAGGCCTCGTGGATACCAAAGTGTCGATAATATTGAACACGATGAACAAATGGCTCAACAACGACATTCAACGGAAGGTTTTCAAGGAATGATTATCAGTGATATTAATAGCGTTGCGGGCAGTATCAATGAAAGCATTGGTGGTGGTGAGCATGGGTCATTCAATTTCGGTGATGTCATGATTCATCAAGTAATCCATACCATTGAATTCTGCTTAAATTGCATTTCGCATACAGCATCATATCTACGTCTTTGGGCGCTGTCATTGGCGCATGCGCAATTATCTAGTGTTTTATGGGACATGACCATATCGAACGCATTCAGTGCTAAAAACCCAGGATCGCCTTTAGCTGTCATGAAAGtggtttttttgtttgccATGTGGTTTGTATTAACTGTTTGTATCTTAGTTTTCATGGAAGGTACATCTGCAATGTTGCATGCACTACGTTTGCATTGGGTGGAAGCAATGTCCAAATTCTTTGAAGGTGAAGGATATGCATACGAGCCCTTTTCATTCCATGCTATAATAGAATAA
- the SMKI13G1770 gene encoding uncharacterized protein has product MTTNLVLGQQEKKSKTTRIIDSNDELPDHLLIDSGASQTLVRSAHYLHHATPNSEINIVDAQKEDIPINAIGNLYFNFQNGTKTSIKALHTPNIAYDLLSLSELANQDITACFTRNTLERSDGTVLAPIFKHGDFYWLSKKYLIPSQISKLTINNVNNSNKRCFIW; this is encoded by the coding sequence ATGACAACCAACTTAGTCTTAGGCcagcaagagaaaaaatctAAGACAACTCGCATAATAGACTCGAATGATGAACTACCTGATCACCTTCTTATTGACTCAGGAGCTTCACAAACGCTTGTCAGATCAGCCCATTATCTACACCATGCAACACCCAATTCTGAAATAAACATAGTCGATGctcaaaaagaagacattCCTATAAATGCCATTGGTAATCTTTACTTCAACTTTCAGAACGGAAccaaaacatcaataaaagCACTGCACACACCAAACATAGCCTATGATCTATTAAGTTTGAGTGAGCTGGCTAATCAAGATATTACTGCCTGCTTTACCAGAAACACTTTAGAAAGATCGGATGGTACAGTACTAGCCCCCATATTCAAACATGGAGACTTTTACTGGTTATCTAAAAAATACCTAATTCCTTCACAAATTTCAAAGCTAACAATAAACAACGtcaacaacagcaataaGCGATGCTTCATATGGTAA